The DNA region TCAGCTGACCTAATGATTGCGAGTCAATCTTTGAATTCTCTTTTACACTCAAGCTTGTATAATTACACTCAATACCAAAATGTACACGGCTTATATTAAGTGATACACCTCCTCCAACTAAAAAACCAGGAAAAACAGACATTGGCTCATGTGACATATTAAGACCATACATACTCAAACCTCCAGTAGCGAAAGCAGATACTATATCAAATACACTAATTATATTCCAGTACACCTTAATCATTCCGGCAATACCAGAGATACCGCCTTCTATATCAGAACCTATCTTATGATTACTAACTTTAATGTCTTGATCTACTGCCTCAATATCACCTCCAAATTGAAGATTCTTTATATACTGCCCTCCTACTTCTAATCTTATTGATTGAGTACAATGCATACCAAGAGACATTCCATAAATTGTACTACTTCTATTAGTAATAGCATCATTTATCATTTGAAGATTAGTACGCCAATCATTGTCTAAGATATTTTTAGAATTCTCGATACTAAACTGCCCTGTAGGCTTAGTTATTCCCATAGATATTTTTAAATAATAATTTCTACCATAACATTCTATATCTGATGCTACTGATGGAAATGAATAAAGTGATAACATAGTAACAGCTAATAGTACCTTTTTAATTCTTGTATTCATATAATTATTTACTTGACTCTTTGCTAAGATTTTATGGACTAATTTCAAAGAACCTTATTGTACATTTAACTTAATAAAATAACAATCAAAATTTGATTTAATCATTGGCACTAAAAGGAGAATTATGCTTCAAAACACCATAAATAATATTAACTTTTTTATTGCTTTTTTATGCTCAAACTTCATTGCAAATGACTATAACTTCCTTTCAGCATTAAGATATACAGAAAAAGGTATGAAATGTTAAGGAGTTGATAATTTGCATCCTTCAAAGAGAATTAATGTTATCGGAGCATTCATGCGCAAATATCTGCTAACCGTATCAATGACTGCAATGTTAATACTGCTATTTTACACTGTTAGATAGAACAGGACTTAATACCTAAATTACCTAATAATTCTGTAATTGTAATAGACAATGCAAGTTTTTATAAAAGCCAGCATTTAAAAATTATGATAAAAGAAGATGGATATATATTAGAGTATTTACTTCCTTATTCTTCTGATTTAAATATTAGACCTCTTTTGAAACTGGTTAACGTAGTTCAAAATTATAAATGCCAGAGATCAAATTAAAACTAAGACCGAATTTTTTACGTCTATTTCGATATTTATCAGCAATAATTTTGAACTAAGTTAACCAGTTTCGAAAGAGGTCTATTATTGAAAAAAAAATTGTTGCAAGCTAAATCGAGAAAATAAAATATCACTGTGACGTAAACCAACTTTTTGAAAAGTATATAACATAACTGTTTTGTACTTGGTCAGCTATGTAACCTCATATCGCACTATGTTAAACTGTACTTATAATGATTATTCTCATAATCATCTACCATATGTCTTGTATCAAATTGTAGGTTGTAAGGCAATGATTTTATTGTTTTGCATAGCTATTAAAAATAAGAAATTGAGCTTTTGCCTCAGAGTAGCTAAATGTTGGTTACAGTTGTATACAAAATACAGATATCTATATATTTATTTTAAGATAGCTTAATTTTGATTTTTAAATAAGAAATTTATAGATAAATTACTCTTAATTAACTACAATTCAGTTCTCATTCTCAGAATGCAAAAATATAAGGTATTAGCATTTGTTTGAAATAAGCTGTAGGAGTAAATCTTAAGTATGGCTATCTCCAAGATAAAGCTTTTTTTTTCTAGATTGGTTATTCATTTATGGCCTGTGCACCGCCATGAGCTGCAAAAATTTATTCCTACAGCTCTTTTAATGTTTTTCATACTTTTTAATCAAAATATTCTGCGTATTCTTAAAGATAGTATTGTAATACCAGAAATAAGTGCTGAAATTACAAGTTTTATAAAAGCATATTGTGTTACACCAACAGCAGCATTGCTTGTAATACTATATGCATATATGGTTAATAATTTAAATTATGAAAAAATATACCGGTATTTAACATTAGCATTTTTATCATTTTTTCTTTGTTTTGCTTTTTGGTTTTATCCCAAAGCAAGTATATTTCACCTAAACATTGAAAAAGTTAACGAGTTAATGTTAATTTATCCACATTTTAAATGGTATATAGCTCTTGCTGCTAATTGGAGTTACATAATTTTTTATGTATTATCAGAACTATGGCCTAATATATTCTATGCTTTATTATTTTGGCAATTGGTTAATGAAATTACTACTACTGAAGAAGCTAAACGTTTCTATATGCTGTTTTCATTATTTGGCAATTCTTCTTTAATAGTTGTAGGATTAATTGTAATGCATCTAGCATCTAGCAACTCTATACTTCAGGGGTATTTTTTAGGAGTATCAAATAACATATTACTTGTACAGTCTTCAATAGCTATAATGGCAGCTAGCTCTATATGCTCAATTTTTTTAGTACGATTTATTTATTATAATGCTATACCAAAAACACAGTTACAGCATAAAATGCAGCATGAAAGAGAAGCGAGACCAAAAATGAATTTACATGAAAGCTTCAAGTATATTATTTCATCAAGATATTTATGGCTTATTTTAATTTGCACTGCTTCTTTTGGTTTTAGTATGAATTTAGTTGAAGGGATTTGGAAAGCTCAAATTAAAAACTTATACTCTACTACTAATACATATGCTGAGTTTAATGGCTCTTGTGTTGTATGGACAGGAGTATTAATAATTTTCTTAACAATTATTGGCAATAGTGTACTACGATATCATAGCTGGTTTGTAGTTGCTATTATTACTCCTATTATTATTATTACTACTGGTACAATATTTTTTATTTTTGTAGTCTTTGATAAAGACATATTATTATGGGTTAATATGCTAAGTTCCGCCCAGCCTATTGCTATAGCTGTAATGGCTGGTGCAATTCAAAATATTATTGCTAAAGGAGCTAAATACTCAATATGGGATACATCAAAGGAAATGTTATATATTCCGCTTGATAAAGAGCTAAAAACTAAAGGAAAAGCTGCTGTTGATATAATTAGTGCTAAAGTAGGAAAATCTTCAGGTGGATTAATTCAGTCTCTTTTATTTGTTCTATTTCCAACAGCGAGCTATATTTCACTTTCTCCAGCTTTAATGATAATTTTTATTGTAGTATGTATAGTATGGATTTTTGCTGTTAAGCAAATTTATTCAGAATATAAAAAAATAGCGTAATTTATTGATTATTAAATATAGCAAAAGAGATACATTTGTTAATCGTATGTAAGGTACAAATAAGGAATATTATAAGTTTATTGATTAAACAAAAAATTAATGTTATTTTTTTGTTTAGTTAATGTAGCATCTAGAAGTTTATTCTAAATCACTATGGTTATATATTTACTATAAGTATGTTTTAGTAACCAAGAGATATAATAGATAGTTTAAATTTTATTTGTAATGTAATTTAGGAGAAAAATTATGAGGTTATTAAATTTTAAGCATGATTGTCATTTGAAACCATTATTAATGGTGGGTTTTTTTATACTTCTTCTGTCTACTAGTAGTATTATTAGCGCTAAAACATCCCAACCTGATCCAATAGGTGAGAAGCTATGTGATATAATAGGAATTCTTAGTGGTAAAACTACCAAAGCAATATGTTTGATTGCAATTATCGTCTTAGGGATAACAGTATTTACTGGAAAAGTAAATTGGAGTACAGCTATGATTACTGTTATCGCTATTATTATTATTACTCAAGCTCCTAAGGTATATGAGTTTATTGCTGGTAAAGATTCTAATGGTAGTACTACTCAATGCCAAGGAAGTTCTAAGTAGCAAGGAGATATAATAGATGGTTTGTTACTTCATTTGTAATGTAATTTAGGAGAGAAATCATGAGGTTATTAAGTTTTAAGCAAAATTGTCATTTGAAGGCACTATTAATGCTGTGTTTTTTTATACTTTTTCTGTCTACTAGTGGTATTGTTAGTGCTGCTAATGGTGATGAAGATGTAATAGGTTCAAAGCTATGTAATATAGTAGGTATGCTGAGTGGAAGAACTACCAAAGCAATATGTTTGATTGCGATCATCGTCTTAGGAATAACAGTATTTACTGGAAGGGTAAA from Orientia tsutsugamushi str. Boryong includes:
- a CDS encoding TrbC/VirB2 family protein, translating into MRLLSFKQNCHLKALLMLCFFILFLSTSGIVSAANGDEDVIGSKLCNIVGMLSGRTTKAICLIAIIVLGITVFTGRVNWSTAMITVIAIVIITQAPAVLKFVSGNDASDCKATTTASP
- a CDS encoding TrbC/VirB2 family protein; the protein is MRLLNFKHDCHLKPLLMVGFFILLLSTSSIISAKTSQPDPIGEKLCDIIGILSGKTTKAICLIAIIVLGITVFTGKVNWSTAMITVIAIIIITQAPKVYEFIAGKDSNGSTTQCQGSSK
- a CDS encoding Npt1/Npt2 family nucleotide transporter, which produces MAISKIKLFFSRLVIHLWPVHRHELQKFIPTALLMFFILFNQNILRILKDSIVIPEISAEITSFIKAYCVTPTAALLVILYAYMVNNLNYEKIYRYLTLAFLSFFLCFAFWFYPKASIFHLNIEKVNELMLIYPHFKWYIALAANWSYIIFYVLSELWPNIFYALLFWQLVNEITTTEEAKRFYMLFSLFGNSSLIVVGLIVMHLASSNSILQGYFLGVSNNILLVQSSIAIMAASSICSIFLVRFIYYNAIPKTQLQHKMQHEREARPKMNLHESFKYIISSRYLWLILICTASFGFSMNLVEGIWKAQIKNLYSTTNTYAEFNGSCVVWTGVLIIFLTIIGNSVLRYHSWFVVAIITPIIIITTGTIFFIFVVFDKDILLWVNMLSSAQPIAIAVMAGAIQNIIAKGAKYSIWDTSKEMLYIPLDKELKTKGKAAVDIISAKVGKSSGGLIQSLLFVLFPTASYISLSPALMIIFIVVCIVWIFAVKQIYSEYKKIA